A window of Flavobacterium flavigenum contains these coding sequences:
- a CDS encoding SDR family oxidoreductase: MKTDFTLEGKVIIVTGATGVLGEAFVNGIAAAGGIVGVLGRNEKVANERAELIVKNGGQAIALIADVTIESDLVKARDLVLSKYRKIDGLVNAAGGNMPDAVIQSDQDIFKLNMDALQKVMNLNLFGTLLPTQVFGEVIKNNEGIGSIVNISSVATEQAITKVLGYSLAKSAIDSYTKWFSVEMAKRYGDKIRMNSIVPGFFLTEQNRTLLTNPDGSLTERGNLIIANTPYKRFGNPDELIGALIWLLSDASKFATGSKVTIDGGFTIFSGV; the protein is encoded by the coding sequence TTGAAAACAGATTTTACATTAGAAGGAAAAGTAATCATTGTTACTGGTGCAACCGGAGTTCTAGGTGAAGCCTTTGTTAACGGTATAGCTGCAGCAGGTGGTATTGTTGGTGTTTTGGGAAGAAACGAAAAAGTAGCCAATGAAAGAGCTGAATTAATCGTTAAAAACGGTGGACAAGCCATCGCTTTAATTGCAGATGTAACGATTGAAAGTGATCTGGTAAAAGCACGTGACCTTGTTCTTTCAAAATACAGAAAAATTGACGGTTTGGTAAACGCTGCCGGCGGAAATATGCCGGACGCTGTAATTCAGTCAGATCAGGATATTTTTAAACTTAATATGGATGCTTTGCAAAAAGTAATGAACCTGAATTTATTCGGAACACTTTTGCCAACTCAGGTTTTTGGAGAAGTGATCAAAAATAATGAGGGTATTGGAAGCATCGTTAATATTTCATCTGTAGCAACAGAACAGGCTATAACTAAAGTTTTGGGATACAGTCTGGCTAAATCAGCTATTGATTCTTACACCAAATGGTTTTCTGTTGAAATGGCAAAAAGATATGGAGATAAAATCAGAATGAATTCTATCGTTCCAGGGTTTTTCTTAACAGAGCAAAACCGTACGTTATTGACTAATCCTGACGGAAGTCTAACAGAGAGAGGCAATTTAATCATAGCAAATACACCTTACAAACGTTTTGGAAATCCGGACGAATTAATTGGAGCTTTAATTTGGTTGCTAAGTGATGCTTCAAAATTTGCTACCGGTTCAAAAGTAACTATAGATGGTGGTTTTACAATTTTTAGTGGTGTATAA
- a CDS encoding HET-C-related protein, protein MGDSLATFNNIAYNLLLGSADDDIKVEQTENSNKNYGTDPTHTQVAKDALNHPLNPLASELAKIAVRDVATRILEIWKTGTDPTGEELAKYVINKYTLHPVYQITDWANETVNKWIDENDTIIPRLQSATVYEHAEKVTQRTVSNKKVQEILNYFK, encoded by the coding sequence ATGGGAGATTCATTAGCTACGTTTAATAATATAGCATACAACTTACTTTTAGGTTCTGCAGATGATGATATAAAGGTAGAGCAAACAGAAAATAGCAATAAAAATTATGGAACTGATCCAACCCATACCCAGGTAGCCAAAGACGCACTTAATCATCCCCTTAATCCGTTGGCGTCTGAGCTCGCCAAAATAGCGGTAAGAGATGTAGCCACAAGAATTTTGGAGATTTGGAAGACAGGCACTGACCCAACAGGGGAAGAGCTTGCCAAATATGTAATAAACAAATACACGCTACACCCTGTATACCAAATTACGGATTGGGCTAATGAAACGGTTAACAAGTGGATTGATGAAAATGATACTATTATACCAAGACTCCAAAGTGCTACTGTATATGAGCATGCAGAAAAGGTAACTCAACGAACTGTAAGCAACAAAAAAGTTCAGGAAATTTTAAATTATTTTAAATGA
- a CDS encoding FGGY-family carbohydrate kinase, translating into MNVVAIFDIGKTNKKVFLFDENYKIVWEKSVNLDETVDEDGFPCEDIEVLKNWILERLSEIKELNSYVLKAINFSTYGASFVYIDEDGNSLTPLYNYLKDYPEELKNGFYKKYKGEEVFAVKTASPVLGSLNSGMQIYRLKEENPELFEKVKYCLHLPQYLSFLLTGEAYTDITSIGCHTNLWNFKKMKYHKWMKNEGIKDKLPPIHPGKDVIKKENDLAVGIGLHDSSSAIIPYTINFTEPFVLLSTGTWSISLNPFNNKPLTFEELENDCLCYMQYTEKPVKAARLFSGNEHEVQAKRLAEHFKVPFDTFKNVYFDKKIVSNLRAVNFQIVYPKKYDFDILKECPFQKRDLSVFKTYEIAYHQLMLDLVEQQVFSTNLVIHNSPVKKIFVDGGFSKNSIFMNLLAEAFPDVEVYAASMAQASALGAALAIHQNWNPKPIQNDLIDLKFYKH; encoded by the coding sequence ATGAACGTAGTTGCAATTTTTGATATTGGTAAAACCAACAAAAAAGTATTTTTATTTGATGAAAATTATAAAATCGTTTGGGAAAAATCAGTAAATCTGGACGAAACGGTTGATGAAGACGGTTTTCCCTGCGAAGATATTGAAGTATTAAAAAACTGGATTCTCGAACGATTATCAGAAATAAAAGAACTGAATAGCTATGTTCTGAAAGCTATAAATTTCAGTACTTACGGAGCTAGTTTTGTTTATATTGATGAAGATGGCAACTCTTTGACGCCTTTATACAATTATTTGAAAGATTATCCGGAAGAACTGAAAAACGGTTTTTACAAAAAATACAAAGGAGAAGAAGTTTTTGCAGTAAAAACAGCTTCTCCTGTTTTAGGAAGTCTGAATTCAGGAATGCAGATTTACAGATTAAAAGAAGAAAATCCGGAATTATTTGAGAAAGTAAAATATTGCCTGCATCTACCGCAATATTTAAGTTTTCTTTTAACTGGTGAAGCTTATACCGATATTACCAGCATTGGATGTCATACAAATCTTTGGAATTTCAAAAAGATGAAATATCACAAATGGATGAAAAATGAAGGTATTAAAGATAAACTCCCACCAATACATCCAGGAAAAGATGTGATAAAAAAAGAAAATGATCTGGCTGTCGGAATTGGTTTGCATGATAGTTCATCAGCCATTATTCCGTACACGATAAACTTCACAGAACCTTTCGTTTTATTGTCAACCGGAACCTGGAGTATTTCCCTGAATCCTTTTAACAATAAGCCATTAACGTTTGAAGAACTTGAAAATGATTGTTTGTGTTACATGCAATACACTGAAAAACCAGTAAAAGCAGCACGTTTGTTTTCTGGTAACGAACATGAAGTTCAGGCAAAAAGACTGGCGGAACATTTTAAAGTACCGTTTGATACTTTTAAAAATGTCTATTTTGATAAAAAAATTGTATCGAATTTAAGAGCGGTAAATTTTCAAATCGTTTATCCTAAAAAATATGATTTTGATATTCTGAAAGAATGCCCATTTCAAAAGAGAGACCTTTCTGTTTTCAAAACATACGAAATCGCATATCATCAATTAATGCTGGATCTTGTTGAACAACAAGTTTTTTCAACTAATTTAGTAATTCATAACAGCCCGGTAAAGAAAATTTTCGTGGATGGTGGATTTAGTAAAAATTCAATTTTCATGAATTTACTAGCAGAAGCTTTCCCAGATGTAGAAGTTTATGCGGCTTCAATGGCTCAGGCAAGTGCCTTGGGAGCAGCATTGGCGATTCATCAAAACTGGAATCCTAAGCCTATACAAAATGATTTAATTGATTTGAAGTTTTATAAGCACTAA
- the uxuA gene encoding mannonate dehydratase — translation MIQTWRWFGPNDPVSLQHIKQTGSTGIVTALHHVPHGDVWTIDEINKRKAEVEAYGLTWDVVESITVHEDIKTKTGDYQLYIDKYKESIRNVAACGIKIITYNFMPVNDWTRTQLDYKMPDGSEALYFNWVDLAIFDIYILKRENAESSFPESIAAKAKERFNTLNEEQLQALSDVVMFGIPGEKKMTVADMQAKLKPYKNIDRAALRENLSYFLNEICPVADEVGVKLAIHPDDPPFDILGLPRIVNSMEDYDFILSKAPYKSNGICFCTGSLGASEKNNLPEIAKALGDKIHFIHLRNVRRDEEGNFFEADHLDGNVDMYAVVKELLLIQKNNNLSIPFRPDHGHQMLDDLGKVNNPGYSAIGRLRGLAELRGLEEGIIRSL, via the coding sequence ATGATACAAACCTGGAGATGGTTCGGTCCGAATGATCCCGTAAGTTTACAGCATATAAAACAAACCGGTTCTACCGGAATTGTAACAGCTTTACACCATGTTCCTCATGGAGATGTGTGGACAATTGATGAAATCAATAAAAGAAAAGCAGAAGTTGAAGCATACGGTCTGACATGGGATGTTGTGGAAAGTATAACAGTTCACGAAGACATCAAAACAAAAACCGGGGATTACCAGCTATATATTGATAAATATAAAGAGAGTATTCGTAACGTAGCGGCTTGCGGAATCAAAATTATCACGTATAATTTCATGCCCGTTAACGACTGGACCAGAACGCAGTTGGATTACAAAATGCCAGACGGTTCAGAAGCTTTGTATTTTAACTGGGTGGACCTTGCTATTTTTGATATTTATATCTTGAAAAGAGAGAATGCAGAAAGCAGTTTTCCTGAAAGTATTGCAGCTAAAGCAAAAGAACGCTTTAATACGCTAAACGAAGAGCAATTACAGGCATTATCAGATGTTGTAATGTTCGGGATTCCTGGGGAAAAAAAGATGACTGTTGCCGATATGCAGGCAAAACTAAAGCCGTATAAAAATATTGACAGAGCAGCTTTAAGAGAAAATCTAAGTTATTTTTTAAATGAAATTTGTCCGGTTGCAGATGAAGTTGGAGTAAAATTAGCCATTCATCCGGATGATCCTCCTTTTGATATTTTAGGATTGCCTCGTATTGTAAATTCAATGGAAGATTATGATTTTATTCTTTCTAAGGCGCCTTATAAGTCAAACGGAATCTGTTTTTGTACCGGTTCTCTTGGAGCTTCAGAAAAAAATAATTTACCGGAAATAGCAAAAGCTTTAGGTGATAAAATACACTTTATTCACTTGCGAAATGTACGCAGGGACGAAGAAGGTAATTTTTTCGAAGCAGATCATTTAGACGGAAATGTCGATATGTATGCTGTAGTAAAAGAATTATTGTTGATACAAAAAAACAATAATCTTTCCATTCCTTTTAGACCTGATCACGGACATCAAATGTTAGATGATCTAGGAAAAGTAAACAATCCCGGTTATTCTGCAATTGGAAGATTAAGAGGTTTAGCCGAGTTGAGAGGGCTTGAAGAAGGTATTATTCGATCGTTGTAA
- a CDS encoding (Fe-S)-binding protein, with product MKIGLFIPCYVDQFYPKVGIATYELLLKLGCDVHFPMKQTCCGQPMANSGYAHLTKGCDANFIANFSEFDYIVCPSGSCVLHVKDHLHDEKQEELAAEIRKKVFELTEFITDVLKVDHIEGNFPHKVGMHQSCHGQRGLKLSQMTELNSPHFSKPEQLLRNIKGLDLVSLSRKDECCGFGGTFCVTEEAVSVKMGQDRIKDHEKHDVDYITGGDMSCLMHLEGILKRQKSPIKTIHIAEILNSSEIKI from the coding sequence ATGAAAATTGGACTTTTTATACCATGCTACGTCGACCAATTTTATCCAAAAGTAGGTATAGCAACCTATGAATTATTATTAAAATTAGGTTGTGATGTTCATTTTCCAATGAAACAAACCTGCTGTGGGCAGCCCATGGCAAACAGTGGTTATGCACATTTAACCAAGGGCTGTGATGCTAACTTTATAGCCAATTTTTCAGAATTTGATTATATAGTTTGTCCTTCAGGAAGCTGTGTTTTACATGTAAAAGATCATTTGCATGATGAAAAACAGGAAGAACTGGCAGCAGAAATACGCAAAAAAGTTTTTGAATTAACAGAATTTATTACTGATGTACTTAAGGTCGATCACATCGAAGGGAATTTTCCGCATAAAGTAGGAATGCACCAAAGCTGCCATGGACAACGTGGACTAAAGCTTTCGCAGATGACAGAATTGAACTCGCCTCATTTCTCTAAACCGGAACAATTACTTCGTAATATAAAAGGTCTTGATTTGGTTTCATTAAGCAGAAAAGACGAATGCTGTGGTTTTGGCGGTACTTTTTGCGTAACAGAAGAAGCGGTTTCTGTAAAAATGGGGCAGGACAGAATCAAAGATCATGAAAAACATGATGTAGATTATATTACAGGAGGAGATATGTCCTGCCTGATGCATTTGGAAGGGATTCTGAAAAGGCAAAAAAGCCCTATAAAGACTATTCATATTGCTGAGATATTAAACTCATCAGAAATTAAGATTTAG
- a CDS encoding TIM barrel protein has translation MLIQSNTITSHNDDLLKKHQNKLIFTASEIAESEAIIQKLIDFQIAIPSWALGTGGTRFGRFAGGGEPRSLEEKIEDVGLLHKLNNASGAISLHIPWDIPTDYNAIKTLAGQHGLKFDAMNSNTFQDQANAEHTYKYGSLQNVNKAVRKQAIAHNIEVIKHGIELGSDSLTVWLADGSNFPGQLNFRKAYQNTLESLEEIYDALPSDWKLFLEYKCAEPNFYSTTVADWGQSYSYVQKLGDKAKTLVDLGHHLPNANIEQIVSILLMDNKLGGFHFNDSKYGDDDLTAGALKPYQLFLIFNELVEGMDARGMNHAKDLGWMIDASHNVKDPLEDLLQSVEAIMIAYAQALSVDRKALEIAQEENDVVKAQEILQNAFRTDVRALVAEARLRSGAALNPVELYRSLDVRGNLIGERGLKTMATGL, from the coding sequence ATGTTAATTCAATCAAACACTATCACTTCTCATAATGATGATTTATTAAAAAAACATCAGAATAAATTAATTTTTACAGCTTCTGAAATTGCAGAAAGTGAAGCTATTATTCAAAAATTAATCGATTTTCAAATTGCAATCCCATCTTGGGCTTTAGGAACAGGGGGAACAAGATTTGGACGTTTTGCAGGTGGTGGGGAACCTCGTTCATTAGAAGAAAAAATCGAAGATGTAGGTTTACTTCATAAATTAAATAATGCTTCGGGTGCTATTTCTTTGCATATTCCATGGGACATTCCAACGGACTATAATGCAATCAAAACGCTTGCCGGACAACACGGATTGAAATTTGATGCCATGAACTCAAATACTTTCCAGGATCAGGCAAATGCAGAACATACTTATAAATACGGTTCTTTACAAAACGTAAACAAAGCAGTTCGTAAACAGGCGATTGCTCACAATATTGAAGTTATTAAACACGGAATTGAATTAGGATCTGACTCATTGACTGTTTGGTTAGCGGATGGTTCTAACTTCCCGGGACAATTGAACTTTCGTAAAGCATACCAAAATACACTGGAAAGTTTAGAAGAAATCTACGATGCATTACCTTCAGACTGGAAATTGTTTTTAGAATACAAATGTGCTGAACCAAACTTTTACTCTACAACAGTTGCAGATTGGGGACAGTCTTATTCATACGTTCAGAAATTAGGAGACAAAGCAAAAACGCTTGTTGATTTAGGCCACCATTTACCAAACGCAAATATTGAGCAGATTGTTTCTATTTTATTGATGGATAATAAATTAGGAGGTTTCCACTTTAATGATTCAAAATACGGGGATGACGATTTAACTGCAGGAGCTTTAAAACCATACCAGTTATTCTTGATTTTCAATGAATTGGTTGAAGGAATGGATGCCCGAGGAATGAATCACGCCAAAGATTTAGGATGGATGATTGATGCCTCACACAACGTAAAAGATCCTTTGGAAGATCTATTGCAATCTGTTGAAGCGATTATGATTGCTTATGCTCAGGCACTTTCAGTTGACAGAAAAGCGTTAGAAATTGCGCAGGAAGAAAATGATGTGGTAAAAGCACAGGAAATTCTTCAAAATGCTTTCCGTACCGATGTTCGCGCTTTGGTTGCTGAAGCTCGTTTACGTTCAGGCGCAGCGTTAAACCCGGTTGAATTATACCGAAGCCTTGATGTTAGAGGAAATCTAATTGGCGAAAGAGGATTAAAAACGATGGCCACAGGATTGTAA
- a CDS encoding LutC/YkgG family protein, whose amino-acid sequence MISVKCQMFLKSLSENGTRKIHVNLKRKTMSSKAEILKKIKQNQPDLVTDLPDLDILGSEMPNVLETYKTVLKNIGGDSVEVTNYSEILDFIRQNYALDRRIITTIPELAEVASLDWKNDDPHTLQNVELAIVKAHFGVAENSALWVTDDLLGQRVAPFIAQYLAIVVNKVDILPMMHQAYERIGNMEYGFGTFIAGPSKTADIEQSLVLGAHGARGLIVFLLD is encoded by the coding sequence ATGATCAGCGTGAAATGCCAGATGTTCCTGAAGAGTCTTTCAGAGAATGGTACAAGAAAAATTCACGTGAATCTAAAGCGAAAGACAATGAGCAGTAAAGCTGAGATATTAAAGAAAATAAAACAAAATCAGCCTGATTTAGTGACTGATTTACCTGATTTAGACATTTTGGGATCAGAAATGCCGAATGTTTTGGAAACTTATAAAACAGTTTTAAAAAACATTGGAGGAGATAGTGTTGAAGTGACTAATTACAGTGAAATTTTAGATTTTATCAGACAGAATTATGCACTTGACAGAAGAATAATTACAACCATTCCCGAACTAGCCGAAGTAGCATCGCTGGATTGGAAAAATGATGATCCTCATACCCTGCAGAATGTTGAATTAGCGATTGTGAAAGCTCATTTTGGTGTTGCCGAAAATAGTGCACTCTGGGTTACAGATGATTTATTAGGACAGCGCGTTGCTCCTTTTATTGCACAATATTTAGCAATTGTTGTTAATAAAGTTGACATATTACCAATGATGCATCAGGCTTATGAAAGAATTGGTAATATGGAGTACGGTTTCGGGACTTTTATTGCAGGACCTTCAAAAACAGCAGATATTGAACAATCTTTAGTGTTGGGCGCACACGGCGCAAGAGGATTAATTGTATTTTTGCTGGATTGA
- a CDS encoding type VI secretion system Vgr family protein → MGHFSEQVHISIGSFTQNVVYHNLELSQKMADHHHFSFVWQYTGKAIINPADQAKALRTYLGDEVIFTFKSLTGIRLMSKGIITELSSIDLHGSAEGLHVKGISHTIVLDDMKKSRTYQQRGMNDIVLDILAEGPGEFYERDAIKSTYLQEFKYLAQYNETNFDFLKRLASRYGQWFYFDGMRMQFGQTKTSKIKLINGSSLHGFKIQTNMASHKISLGGYDYNGASNIRNASARTSSGSKDSFSAVVGHNQGTVAQNDLNHGAYTTNAQSSEEIQEMVRLQTAGSDANSVYYSGISYFPLGLGQVFSIINQTVEHELIVTEVTHVSQVHGNYSCNFKAIPADVAAPHYTDVHVFVKAETQPAKVKDNNDPEGLGRVKVQFNWAGGNNSSEWLRMIQPHSGSGKGFYFIPEIDEEVLVGFEGDNAQNPYVLGTQYNGNATSGYADGQNNVKAIHTRSGTKIVLNDAEGSILIEDPSGNIWKMDGQGNIDVNAPKNFTINAGESVSITAGKNVSVSAGENVEVDASKDIIQTAGHDLTQNAAGDITESANNKTEIIEKTHIRSSIESTHYADEVTIFSTKENMLLESSKKTVEVNSAEKSNMF, encoded by the coding sequence ATGGGACATTTTTCAGAACAGGTACATATCAGCATAGGGAGTTTTACCCAAAACGTCGTTTATCATAATTTAGAACTGTCACAAAAGATGGCCGATCACCATCATTTTTCTTTTGTATGGCAATACACAGGCAAGGCGATCATAAACCCCGCAGACCAGGCAAAGGCATTGCGAACCTATCTTGGCGATGAAGTTATCTTTACCTTTAAAAGCCTTACCGGAATAAGGTTGATGAGCAAAGGAATCATTACCGAGCTTTCATCAATAGACCTTCACGGCAGTGCCGAAGGATTGCATGTCAAAGGCATCAGCCACACTATTGTGCTGGACGATATGAAAAAGTCAAGAACCTATCAGCAAAGAGGCATGAATGATATCGTGCTCGATATTTTAGCAGAAGGACCGGGAGAATTCTATGAAAGGGATGCTATAAAATCGACTTACCTTCAGGAATTCAAATACCTGGCCCAGTACAATGAGACCAATTTTGATTTCTTGAAACGATTGGCCAGCCGATACGGGCAGTGGTTCTATTTTGATGGAATGCGGATGCAGTTCGGACAAACCAAAACCAGCAAAATAAAACTCATCAACGGGTCTTCGCTTCATGGTTTTAAAATCCAGACCAACATGGCTTCCCATAAAATTTCTTTGGGAGGGTATGATTACAATGGGGCATCCAACATTCGTAATGCCTCAGCCAGAACTTCATCAGGAAGCAAAGACAGTTTTTCTGCTGTAGTGGGACATAACCAGGGAACCGTTGCCCAAAACGATTTGAATCATGGAGCTTACACCACCAATGCCCAAAGCAGCGAAGAAATCCAGGAAATGGTCAGACTGCAGACTGCAGGCAGCGACGCCAATAGTGTTTATTATAGCGGAATATCTTATTTTCCGTTAGGACTTGGACAGGTTTTTAGTATCATAAACCAGACTGTAGAACACGAACTGATTGTGACAGAAGTAACACATGTTTCTCAGGTCCATGGAAACTATTCCTGTAATTTCAAGGCCATTCCGGCAGATGTTGCAGCCCCTCATTATACAGACGTACATGTATTTGTGAAAGCCGAAACACAGCCAGCGAAAGTAAAAGACAACAACGACCCGGAAGGATTGGGACGCGTAAAAGTACAATTCAACTGGGCAGGCGGAAACAATTCCAGTGAGTGGCTACGAATGATTCAGCCGCACTCAGGAAGCGGAAAAGGCTTTTATTTTATTCCCGAAATCGATGAAGAGGTTTTGGTAGGCTTTGAAGGGGACAATGCACAGAATCCCTATGTTTTGGGAACACAGTATAATGGAAATGCTACAAGCGGTTATGCCGACGGTCAAAATAATGTAAAGGCTATTCATACCCGTTCCGGGACAAAAATAGTTCTAAACGATGCTGAGGGAAGTATCTTGATTGAAGATCCGAGCGGTAATATCTGGAAAATGGATGGTCAGGGAAATATTGATGTGAATGCGCCGAAGAATTTTACTATCAATGCCGGGGAGAGTGTTAGTATTACGGCAGGTAAAAATGTTTCTGTTAGTGCAGGGGAGAATGTTGAAGTTGATGCAAGTAAAGATATAATTCAAACGGCGGGACACGACCTTACACAAAATGCAGCTGGAGATATAACCGAAAGTGCAAATAACAAAACTGAAATCATAGAAAAAACACATATTAGAAGCTCAATAGAATCAACACATTATGCCGATGAAGTTACAATTTTTAGCACTAAAGAAAATATGCTTTTAGAAAGTAGTAAAAAAACGGTAGAAGTAAATAGTGCAGAAAAATCGAATATGTTTTAA
- a CDS encoding lactate utilization protein B, which yields MSSEKTIPHSEAATRFNKDVERVNWHDETLWFVREKRDKAAHQIPDWELLRETASQIKHNVLSNIHDYLIEFEENAQKNGITVHWAADAKEHNEIVHSIMAKHDVKQMVKSKSMLTEECHLNDYLAEKGIEVIDSDLGEYIVQLRKEPPSHIVLPAIHLKKEDVSETFHEHLGTEKGNFNPQYLTESARQSLRNTFLTRKVALTGVNFAVAETGEFVVCTNEGNADMGAHLADVHIACMGFEKLIPQRKHLGVFLRLLARSATGQPITTFSSHFKKPREGQEMHIVIVDNGRSKQLGREEFRNSLKCIRCGACMNTCPVYRRSGGHSYHNAVAGPIGSILAPNLDMSKNADLPFASTLCGSCTNVCPVKIDIHDQLYKWRQVLVKEGHTPTAKTIAMKTMATVLANPTIFNIAGKSGRFMMKNIPAAVNNKMNKWYDQREMPDVPEESFREWYKKNSRESKAKDNEQ from the coding sequence ATGTCTTCAGAAAAAACAATACCACATAGCGAAGCAGCGACACGTTTTAACAAAGATGTGGAGCGTGTAAACTGGCATGATGAAACACTTTGGTTTGTTCGTGAAAAACGTGACAAGGCCGCACACCAGATTCCGGATTGGGAACTGCTAAGGGAAACGGCTTCACAAATTAAGCATAATGTACTCTCAAATATTCATGATTATTTGATTGAATTTGAAGAAAATGCTCAAAAAAACGGAATAACGGTGCATTGGGCAGCCGATGCAAAAGAGCATAATGAAATCGTACATTCGATAATGGCAAAACATGATGTAAAGCAAATGGTAAAATCCAAATCAATGCTTACTGAAGAATGCCATTTAAACGATTATCTGGCAGAAAAAGGAATTGAAGTTATCGATTCTGATTTAGGGGAATACATTGTTCAGCTTCGTAAAGAACCCCCAAGTCATATCGTTTTACCTGCTATACACCTTAAAAAAGAAGATGTAAGTGAAACTTTCCACGAACATCTGGGTACTGAAAAAGGAAATTTTAATCCTCAATATTTAACCGAATCGGCTCGTCAAAGTTTAAGAAATACTTTCTTGACCCGAAAAGTAGCATTGACCGGGGTTAATTTTGCTGTAGCAGAAACCGGGGAATTTGTAGTATGTACGAATGAAGGAAATGCAGATATGGGAGCACATTTAGCAGACGTGCATATTGCCTGTATGGGATTCGAAAAACTGATTCCACAACGTAAACATCTGGGAGTTTTTCTTAGATTATTGGCCAGAAGTGCTACCGGACAGCCAATTACTACTTTTTCAAGCCATTTCAAAAAACCAAGAGAAGGACAGGAGATGCATATCGTTATTGTGGATAACGGAAGAAGCAAACAATTAGGAAGAGAAGAATTTAGAAACTCCTTAAAATGTATTCGCTGTGGTGCCTGTATGAATACCTGTCCTGTTTACAGACGAAGCGGAGGACACAGTTATCATAATGCAGTAGCCGGACCAATTGGTTCTATTTTGGCACCAAATTTAGATATGAGCAAAAATGCGGATTTACCTTTTGCGAGTACGCTTTGTGGTTCCTGTACGAATGTGTGTCCTGTGAAAATTGACATTCACGATCAATTGTACAAATGGCGTCAGGTATTGGTTAAAGAAGGCCATACACCAACTGCAAAAACAATAGCGATGAAGACTATGGCAACTGTTTTGGCAAATCCAACGATATTCAATATTGCAGGCAAATCAGGAAGATTCATGATGAAGAATATTCCAGCGGCAGTAAACAATAAGATGAACAAATGGTATGATCAGCGTGAAATGCCAGATGTTCCTGAAGAGTCTTTCAGAGAATGGTACAAGAAAAATTCACGTGAATCTAAAGCGAAAGACAATGAGCAGTAA